CAACCGTTAAAAACAACATAATTTCTTTCCCGCCATATGCCTTTCCTTATTTATTGGTAACTCAAATGTTGTTATCATTCCTCCAGCTCCAACACCCCCATAGTCTAGCTTAGCTTGCGGTTCTTCGGTTGGATGTGGTCCAACTTTTCTCATCCACAAAAGGGAAACGTGTTTTATTCAAACTAGCTGggatatatgaaattaattttacCAAGCCTAAGGTCCTattttcccttttgttttatTCTATATATTAGAATTCATATACCACATTTTGTTCAAACCAATTATTTTTGTCTTAAGTGGTTGAATACTGAATACATATCACATAAAAGAATAATGAGTCAAATATAAGTGTGATTGTACTAGCACTTTGTTATTTTTGCATGTGGGATAAATACAACTCTCTTGGTTGGTTATATTTTGAAAGATCAAACCTTACAgactaatattatatatatatattgttccaCCTGATaaaaataatgtcaaatttaagcCTTATTGCTAAGAAAACATTAAAAGATTAAAGAATATGATCTGAAACGTGAGCTACATAATTTCTTGTTTCAAGTAACATTTGGTACATACTTACCCTTGTTTAATTCGCGTTGGTCAAGCCAACTTTCAAGACACAACAGGTGTTCTTTGTCCTAACTTTacaaatacttattttttatttttaagaaaaatgtcAGTCCAATATCCTAAGTCTTCCAAATGAAGAAATTGTTTGACTCATCCGATGTCTGCAATAAAATCCACAGCTTAATTAGGATCAGCCAAGGGAGGAACATCCATTTGCAGATTAAAACTGTTGAGGCCCAAGGCTGAGCATTCGACCAAGCTCGTAAAGCCCAATATGACTAATCGACACTTGTTACAATGGGTTTGGTCAGCCGAAGACAGAAACTAGTTGGTCAAGCCATTGCATTCGATCAAAAAGCAACCATAGTGAGGAATATATATGGGATTATATGTCTAAAATGTATTTAAGAAaacgtaaaaaaattaattaagtttctGTATTAAATTCGTACCCAAGTCATTgccatattaaaataatcaattaacgttcacaattaaaataaattgattgatcAATCTAATAGTAACATGTGACAACTTctagtttaatctaatatttttctcgtaaatatattaaaaataaaaaaaaataaaaaattattaaattataaaaatgataaaaatgataaaaaaatataataatttttaataaattataaaaattataaatgtaataaacatatttaaaatatttaaaattttataaaaatatagtataaaaagtattgaaatattaagattgatataaatttatataaaaattataaaaaaaaaatcataaaaatctgAATTGGTTGAATGGTTTGCTATAAATGGtagagttttgtttttttttttcaataaagaaAGGGAAATTTACTAAAGAATTAAAGGGTTATCCAACTTGTATGATATTTGTTGTTTGAGAGAATTTGAGATTTTTATAGCTATATTATTTGGGTTCGAAACTCGTGTTTATCATGTATTTGATAATACGCTCTTTTGAGAATTTTCGAAATACATCGGAATTTTGGATTTCCTTACAAGAAATGTCACTTGGGTGGTGCAAGCGGAGGGGAAGAAGGTGTTGAGCATGGAGAAAACAATGAAAGTTGGAAGATTTTGATTGGTGGATCCAAAAGTTTGAttccaattaaaaaatatatatcaataaatatatttaatttttccaacaacaataattaaattaaaagaattcctttttaatgaaattattgtttttttaaataatcaaaataaaaaatctctTAAAAGTGAGATGACGAATTAAGTAGTTTACCTTTAAAAGAATCATTTAAGTGTTATGAAAAAAAGGTCTTACTTAATGATACATAGTTCAATTATTGTTAGAGAAGCCGAGCTCCCAAAAACATAATTTCGCGCCCTACAGACACGGCGTAGGGTTGATTTTGTCAAAATtgactttttaatttattttatttcaggaattcaaaaaaaaaaaaaaagtagaaagaaGGAAAATTCTATTTATGTCATTATGCCACGCTATTGGTCAATTTCAGACAGGGAcaactataataataaaaaaacaaaaagaaagaaaatcacgCATTGACTTACTTTTTTTAATGAGAAAAAATATTAGAAAGCAAGAGACAAGGATAATCAAATGTCGTGTTAATTACTCctgtattaaaaaaaaaaaaaacaaaggccGGTTGATTTAAACCAAAACAAACTTATAAGATTTTAGCTTTATCGTTAAAgtctcatatttttatttcttattaaagTCTTGAGTGGactgtaaaataaatattattgacgaatgtttattttaatgtttttttatgtataaactttgagtttgaaaaataaaaagcatTCAACAAGCTTAATCCCATTTAAAAATGGATTTAATTCAACTTTAAATTCATTCCAAGTGAAATGTGAGTGccagataaataaaaaaatatatattttaagaaaatgaTAGAAGACAAAGTAAACAGAGAAAGAACCGAGGTGTTTCCGTTGTTCTATCGTAACagcgaaaaagaaaagaaaaaaaaacacacacaaactCTCTTATGTTTTGTCCGTTAATTTTCACATGACGACGACGAGCTCAACAAAGACACGTCTCTTGTTCTTGCTTTCTGATCAATGCCTATTTCTCGCAAAACTTCTCctcatttctcttcttctttgccGTCCTTTCATTCTGATCTTCACCGCAACGTTGGCAATGCCGGCAATTCTTGTATTAACCAAGCCCAACAGCAGCGCCGTCTCACGCGTCAAAGGAAGCTCAGGCACTTGACCGACGACGAGCTGGGCTTAAGATTTGGTGATATCCACCGTTCCTTCTCCTCTCCCTGTTCCCCTGATACGCCGGCGAGGATGGACTCCAAGTCTCCTGAGAGGTTGGAGCATTGGTCTTCGTACGCCGAGCCCAAGCCTTTGCCTCTTCCTGAGGGGTTTTTTAATCGGAAATCCAAGACGTCCGGTTCCAGTCCTGGACCGAGTAAGCTAGCATCACCTGATGAAAGGCTTGCCTCTGCTGTCGGAAGGTAACCCTTCAACATCCATTcacttatttttaaattattttcttagcTTATCGGCTCTTTAGTTTTTTCCGGTTAATAATTCAGTACTTAAGTTTATGTGTTAAACTGAAATATAAAAAGACCCATGTTTGTCGGTTCAATTCAGTACATAAACTCATCTACTGGCAAGCAAGATctagaataaaatatattatcactttttttttttggtattgcCAACGTTGCAGTGGTTGcctatatgtgtgtatatatttatattggaGAACTGAACTGTTGGCACTAGAATTTCTATGTTGTCAGTGCTTCTGATAAATTTGGTTAACGAAATTCTCAGGAAGAATGCAGATCACGTTGCTAAAAGTGCAGCAAAATCATCGGTCAATGTTCATAAGGAATTCTCTCAAGACGAATTTTTCGAAAGCTTTACAAATGGCACAAAGCCGATGGTGACTACAAGGAGCGGTGCTACAAGTTATTTCTCATCTCCTGCCAGTCCTCAAAGATCAAACACCCAAGATCACTTTAATTCTTATGATGTTGCAGATTCAACCAAGTCTTTGTTAAGTCGTCGCAGGGGTTTTCCTGGCGAGAAAATTTTCGGGGGTGTTAACTACGACTTGAGGCTGAAGGTTTCGGCCAGGAGTGCTCCGACGACGGCTTTCTCTAGTCCCTCCGTTAGTCCACAAAGATCAAGAGCCATAGATCTCCATGAATCAAGTGGGTTGATAGACTTAGATGTTCCATATTCAGGTAGGCCTGCTGCTTATAATGTTTCACCAGTAAAAAATGTACATAGTCCTGAGAATTCTCCACTGCATATCCCTGGTCCAAATAAAACTTCATCCTACCATGGAGAGTGGCTTGAAAATAATAGTAATCAAGTAAATGCCCATCCTTTGCCCCTTCCCCCTGGAGCTTTACCATCATCATCACAATCACCGGTGCCACTACCATCACCGGTCTCAAATCACGTCATTGAAAAACCAATGGCAACTTCGATCATAAGtcaatggaagaaaggaaaactTCTTGGACGTGGTACATATGGAACTGTTTATGAAGCAACAAACAGGTATGCAAGCCTTGTGAAGCAGATTTTGCAGTGTTTCTTGATTTCTTTGTAGCAGAGGTGACATTTCATTTCTTTCCCTTTTGACAGAGAGACTGGAGCTTTGTGTGCAATGAAGGAAGTTGAGATCATCCCTGATGACCCTAAATCTGTTGAATGTATAAAACAGTTAGAGCAGGTTATATTCTATGTCTTAATTTATGCCTCAATAACCATTACATATGCTTTCGCTTCTCCACTATCTGTTGCAAGATTGGGGCTTGAAATTCTCTTAGAAGCCCACATGTTTGGTTAAAAGACCATACACGATGCTTTCACTTTGTTCTGCTAAGTATCTAATACTACTTATTAAAATGGTCTATGGAACTCCCTTGAAAATCATAGTTATCTGAAATCACGTCATAAACTTTTCCCTTTTTAAGCTATTTAAATCCCTCCTGGTCTTACATGTTGCAGGAAATTAGAGTTTTGAGACGCTTAAAGCACCAAAATATTGTTCAATACTATGGCAGTGAAATAGTATGCAGTCCTTCCACTTCTACACTATGCTGAAATAGTTACTTTTAAGCTGGGTTAATTTGAGGGGTTCATTGTTTCATATATAGGTTGATGATCACTTATACATATATTTGGAGTATGTCCATCCTGGCTCAATTAATAAATATGTCCGTGAGCACTGTGGAGCTATAACAGAATCAATAGTTCGCAATTTCACCCGTCATATTCTATCTGGCTTAGCATACCTTCATAGTTTCAAGACAATACACAGGTGACCTTCATGCTCTGTTAGAATTATATAGCAGCTTAACTACTTGTTTATTTTGTATTTAGTgctttcaaaattgataaatcAAGGGCGAACAATcctttgtaaaatatataaattgcaAAATCCTAATGCACCAATGGTTCTTTTCTAACTTTTGTTGTAAGGGAACTTCTGCTCCATGTTACAGCCATCGAAATGGTTGAATTAAAATGTCTTCTAGATGTGATTCTGTTTTTTGTTATAGTATTTGATGTATCTTGTCAACATCGGATTTCATTCACTTGAATGCTTGTTCGTATAGGGACATAAAAGGTGCAAATTTGCTGGTCGATGCCAACGGCATTGTTAAACTTGCTGATTTTGGCATGGCAAAACATGTAAGTTTTTTACTTCCTTTTAAATTTCTCATGTGCCAACGGAAAATTTACTAATATTACCTTGCTTCTTCAAGGGTAGTTTTTGTTTTTCTGAATAATCAATGGTAGTTTTTCAATTCCTTCTCTGTGGTATAAGTTTTCTGGCTTCTCAATTTGCATGTTTCTACGATAAGTATTCTGCAGAATGTAGGCACCTGTTAGAAAAATATGCTGGGGAGCTAGTGCCTTACATAGTGAGAACTTTTTGCTTTTCCAATATCGACCTATTCTTTCAAAGGCCATGCTTTCAGTCCCTAGGCAGGTTCTCTGTTTATAGATAGACTCCTGCTGGTTACCAATTGTCACCTTCATGGTTGTTTACCTGGGACAATGAACTCTTTTAAGCTGCTCTAATACATAGATTTGACTTGGGATTATGATAATTGGTTGTTAGTCTAATGTATGTGTGATATATCCTTTTAAATGTTGTCAGTCtaataatttctttctttctttcctttttcttttcttttttcttttaaatttcagcTTACGGGATTATCCTACGAGCTTTCTTTGAAAGGAAGTCCATACTGGATGGCTCCTGAGGTGATTTACTATACAGTAATTTGTAAAGACTTTTAGGCTTTTCCATGGCTGTTTCtacgttttttttttgtttacttcTGTTATTTCCACTGCAGGTCATAAAAGTTGTCATGAAGAAAGATTCCGATCCAAATCTTGCTCTGGCTGTTGACATATGGAGCTTGGGTTGTACCGTCATTGAGATGTATAATGGTAGACCTCCTTGGGGTGAACTTGAAGGGGTAAGCCCATGGCCGTGTTTAAACTTTTcttttaacttcaattttttttaatcgcATCTCTATTTTCTGTCTTATTTAATTGCTCTCTTTTTTTCCCTGAATTATTTAATTTGCTCTCAGTCTATTTCTGATACCTTTGCTGATATTAAATGGACTTCACATATGGTTCTGATTTAGATTGTTTTTCACACATAATGTAACTAAGGAAATGTTTCCACAAAGGGTTTTACATTAATGCTTTTACTGTCAATTTTTATCCATCAGCCTCAAGCCTTGTTCAAAGTTCTGAACAAAACCCCGCCTGTACCAGAAGCATTATCTCCAGAAGGAAAGGATTTTCTACGTTGTTGCTTTCAAAGAAATCCCGCTGAGCGGCCATCCGCAGCTACGCTACTTGAGCATCCTTTTGTACGAAATTCGGCTGATCAAAATGGACAAGCCCTCATGCAGGCCTTTTCTAGAATGGATCTAACAGTAAGCATCTGCTAGAAGTTTCTCGTTTTGGAACCATTAGTGAGCTCTCCAAGTAACATTGTCTTAAATTGAAAGGCAAATATGATTAGTATGCTGATACTATATCTATGTTCGCATAGGATAAATCACATAGTATGAGAATAGAAATGATGTCGACTTCCCTGGGAACAAGGATGACAAACGGGAAATTGCCGTCTACTAGGTATACGATATACATATTGGGTAAATtacacccatggtcacttttttttatagtcacttatgtttgaaatgttacgttttagtcacttatgttatcgtgttgtaacattttaatcattgaaccattaattgtcgttaacggtatAACGGTAAGCTAATGTGGcgcattaaatcatcatttcaaaataaaaaattaggttaaattatacaattggtccttatatttttttcattttgagcaatttaattttttttatgttcttttaactttttttttttcattattttcctttctcttttgcttctccctctattttcctaccttctccatttcttttaacatatcaggaagtcgaattggcagtgaagaaaaaagcatggtatgggtttatgggttttggttataggcaaTGATAGTTTTCGACTTCCTACTTATTTCTTCACTACCAATTCGACTTcttgatatgttaaaagaaatggagaaggtaagaaaatagagggagaaacaTAAGATaatggaaaacaaagaaaaaaaattaaagaacataaaaaaaattaaattgctcaaaatgaaaaaatatggggatcgattgtataatttaccttaaaatttttgtttgaaatgatgatttaacgtgccacgtcaactTTCCGTTATACCGTTAGCGACAATTAatagctcagtgactaaaatgttacaacacgataacataagtgacaaaaacgtaacatttcaaacataagtgactaaaatgtaacctaaggtaaacaaaagcgACCATGGTTGTAGTTTACCCtatacatatttacacttttgtggAATGAGTTTGATCCTGCTGCACCATACATTCCACTCTAGACACTGCAGGATTAGTTTTCCTCCTTGATGatttttgctttctttcttttattgtcCTCAGTGAAACCGGACGATTAGGCTATCCCAAAACCAATAACTGTGCCGCAGCTTCGCACCATCCCCTCGATCCTGCTCTTGAGGTCTCGACTTACACTTCTGGAACAAGAGTGATTCATGGTTCACATAGTTTCAGCCCGTCACATGTTTCAAGCAATATGCCACTCGGTGCGGTGAACAACCACCCATTTGCTGTGGGGCGGATGCAAGGCAAGGAAGTCCCACACATCTGAAACTTGGGTTCGGATTCAGATCGATGAAATGTAGGAAATTGTTTTAGTGGATGTTTGGGGGGTCAGGGTTTGCTGACTGGCGTGATgttcaatttcaccattttcacggCTCGGATAAACATAATGTAAATACAGGGTTTCTTAGTTGTTAATTCTGTTACTTGATTCTTTACATGTGTTTCAAAAACATATCTAAACAAATGAGACACTTGAAATTTGGCCGAGCAAGTAAAGCAATAAGAATCTGGGTTCCTTAACTTGCAATACATCTCCAAATGATTCCATGGGGATAGTGTTTCAAGATAAGTCTTATATACCAtgcttttgaaatttcaaaaacatCATCCACAACATTTTACGTCTGCCTGCTTTGGATTTAGCCCATCAATAGCAATGGGCCTCAATTTCAACAAATTGTGCCTTATGTAACCTAAGAACCAAAccattcacttttttttttctttctttgttattTGTTGAAGGTGCTTtatattttctttgaaatttctaTTCAATAACCATTATTAATCATCACGGAAAGCAAAAAGAactcatatttataaaaattttgaaagaaaatgcATATTATAAGTCATCacgttttaaatttaaatttacgtatttttttagattttatataaaagattaaaagaaatctCTAGTCCCTTTCACAAAAATAGAGCAAATAACGATCtagatttaataaatttaacctgtAACGTTTTTGTATTATGTTAATATTTACacagaatataaaaatattgagggtcaaatttattattataccgatTAAAATTATGTACAACTGACCGAAAATATTAATGTCGTGGTTTATTTGTCTTTGGTTGCTTAC
The genomic region above belongs to Gossypium hirsutum isolate 1008001.06 chromosome D05, Gossypium_hirsutum_v2.1, whole genome shotgun sequence and contains:
- the LOC107940693 gene encoding mitogen-activated protein kinase kinase kinase 5 isoform X2, which encodes MPISRKTSPHFSSSLPSFHSDLHRNVGNAGNSCINQAQQQRRLTRQRKLRHLTDDELGLRFGDIHRSFSSPCSPDTPARMDSKSPERLEHWSSYAEPKPLPLPEGFFNRKSKTSGSSPGPSKLASPDERLASAVGRKNADHVAKSAAKSSVNVHKEFSQDEFFESFTNGTKPMVTTRSGATSYFSSPASPQRSNTQDHFNSYDVADSTKSLLSRRRGFPGEKIFGGVNYDLRLKVSARSAPTTAFSSPSVSPQRSRAIDLHESSGLIDLDVPYSGRPAAYNVSPVKNVHSPENSPLHIPGPNKTSSYHGEWLENNSNQVNAHPLPLPPGALPSSSQSPVPLPSPVSNHVIEKPMATSIISQWKKGKLLGRGTYGTVYEATNRETGALCAMKEVEIIPDDPKSVECIKQLEQEIRVLRRLKHQNIVQYYGSEIVDDHLYIYLEYVHPGSINKYVREHCGAITESIVRNFTRHILSGLAYLHSFKTIHRDIKGANLLVDANGIVKLADFGMAKHLTGLSYELSLKGSPYWMAPEVIKVVMKKDSDPNLALAVDIWSLGCTVIEMYNGRPPWGELEGPQALFKVLNKTPPVPEALSPEGKDFLRCCFQRNPAERPSAATLLEHPFVRNSADQNGQALMQAFSRMDLT
- the LOC107940693 gene encoding mitogen-activated protein kinase kinase kinase 5 isoform X1, with translation MPISRKTSPHFSSSLPSFHSDLHRNVGNAGNSCINQAQQQRRLTRQRKLRHLTDDELGLRFGDIHRSFSSPCSPDTPARMDSKSPERLEHWSSYAEPKPLPLPEGFFNRKSKTSGSSPGPSKLASPDERLASAVGRKNADHVAKSAAKSSVNVHKEFSQDEFFESFTNGTKPMVTTRSGATSYFSSPASPQRSNTQDHFNSYDVADSTKSLLSRRRGFPGEKIFGGVNYDLRLKVSARSAPTTAFSSPSVSPQRSRAIDLHESSGLIDLDVPYSGRPAAYNVSPVKNVHSPENSPLHIPGPNKTSSYHGEWLENNSNQVNAHPLPLPPGALPSSSQSPVPLPSPVSNHVIEKPMATSIISQWKKGKLLGRGTYGTVYEATNRETGALCAMKEVEIIPDDPKSVECIKQLEQEIRVLRRLKHQNIVQYYGSEIVDDHLYIYLEYVHPGSINKYVREHCGAITESIVRNFTRHILSGLAYLHSFKTIHRDIKGANLLVDANGIVKLADFGMAKHLTGLSYELSLKGSPYWMAPEVIKVVMKKDSDPNLALAVDIWSLGCTVIEMYNGRPPWGELEGPQALFKVLNKTPPVPEALSPEGKDFLRCCFQRNPAERPSAATLLEHPFVRNSADQNGQALMQAFSRMDLTDKSHSMRIEMMSTSLGTRMTNGKLPSTSETGRLGYPKTNNCAAASHHPLDPALEVSTYTSGTRVIHGSHSFSPSHVSSNMPLGAVNNHPFAVGRMQGKEVPHI